The Lycium ferocissimum isolate CSIRO_LF1 chromosome 1, AGI_CSIRO_Lferr_CH_V1, whole genome shotgun sequence genome includes a region encoding these proteins:
- the LOC132052400 gene encoding protein TIC 22-like, chloroplastic produces MNFFNKPKQSSSSSSTPPHLQLQQTFKNLQTHFSNFLQTTFPQLNTPQNSPPWGKIGVNNNTVRKQQSLSTESIEERLAGVPVYALSNASQEFVLVSGVSTGKNLGLFCFNEADAEALRQQMESMDPTMRNGSRVVPVALNKVFQLKVDGVAFRLIPEASQVKNAMKERERTGTSDESFYGVPVFQSRSLVLRSQNKRYRPVFFRKEDLENSLVRASQQQGRLNPALKGDIQVAVLEDIIQGMKDSSTSKWDDVVFVPPGFDVSTDSSQK; encoded by the exons ATGAATTTCTTCAACAAACCCAAAcaatcatcatcttcttcatcaacaCCACCACACTTACAACTCCAACAAACTTTCAAGAATCTGCAAACCCATTTCTCCAATTTCCTTCAAACCACTTTCCCACAACTCAACACCCCTCAAAATTCACCCCCATGGGGTAAAATTGGTGTTAATAACAATACTGTAAGAAAGCAACAATCTTTATCTACTGAATCAATTGAAGAAAGATTAGCTGGAGTTCCAGTTTATGCACTTAGTAATGCTTCTCAAGAATTCGTTCTTGTTTCGGGTGTTAGTACTGGAAAAAATCTTGGTCTGTTTTGTTTTAATGAAGCTGATGCTGAAGCTCTTCGTCAACAAATGGAATCCATGGACCCCACTATGCGAAACGGGTCTCGGGTTGTTCCTGTTGCTCTTAATAAG GTTTTCCAGCTCAAAGTTGATGGAGTTGCTTTCAGGTTGATACCAGAGGCATCTCAAGTAAAGAATGCAATGAAG GAAAGGGAAAGGACTGGAACGTCTGATGAGAGCTTTTATGGTGTTCCAGTTTTTCAG TCAAGGAGCTTGGTTCTGAGGAGCCAAAACAAGAGATATCGTCCTGTTTTCTTCAGGAAG GAGGACCTGGAGAATTCATTAGTAAGAGCTTCTCAGCAGCAAGGGCGATTGAATCCCGCTTTGAAAGGAGATATCCAG GTTGCGGTTCTGGAGGATATAATTCAAGGTATGAAG GATAGTTCGACGTCAAAGTGGGACGATGTTGTATTTGTTCCTCCGGGTTTCGATGTTTCAACAGATTCCTCCCAGAAGTAA
- the LOC132060784 gene encoding F-box/kelch-repeat protein At3g23880-like, producing the protein MSKKKVQKRSADTSIYLPIDTIFSIFTYLPVKSLLRFKSVSKPLKAIISDNEFKKIHHDRSKLLGRKKLLIQRPTGHFDFRDLESPELFLMEKLLFPLKRLQCAEVSCSCDGLVLLKDQNEYVLWNPSTREYRILESCTYLNQLDGCPKACGICYDSILDDYKVILICDSFYVIYSLNKGCWTKKTSFPCPMRLIPNCWSRGITTEGCVFWSLNSTAINGRVDCTTSTIIYYDVKSDEVEKLPMPKFVRENCSFGLTTLKGRLSLYGGTYNTDRFYIWIMEQDGWNRLMNICNLSSICVKLVYDIKPLWCSENGEILFRGKWKHQLLIYYPKRKQFITVSPPDFSADCRSPEPSICLESLCFPGHSIKEEATHEENLSN; encoded by the coding sequence ATGTCAAAGAAGAAAGTACAAAAGAGGTCAGCCGATACATCCATTTACCTTCCAATTGATAccatattttccatatttactTACCTTCCTGTTAAATCTTTGTTGCGTTTTAAATCTGTTTCTAAACCATTGAAAGCCATAATCTCTGACAATGAATTCAAAAAGATCCACCATGATCGGTCCAAATTGTTGGGCCGCAAAAAGCTGTTGATACAAAGACCTACTGGCCATTTCGACTTTAGAGACCTCGAAAGTCCTGAATTATTTTTGATGGAAAAGCTACTATTTCCTCTAAAAAGATTGCAGTGTGCTGAAGTCTCATGCTCATGTGATGGCCTGGTACTTCTCAAGGAccagaatgagtatgttttgtGGAATCCATCTACCAGAGAATATCGAATTCTTGAATCATGTACTTATTTGAACCAGCTGGACGGATGCCCGAAAGCTTGTGGGATTTGCTACGATTCTATCCTTGATGACTACAAGGTTATACTGATATGTGACTCGTTTTATGTCATCTACTCATTGAATAAGGGTTGTTGGACAAAGAAAACAAGTTTCCCTTGTCCAATGCGACTAATTCCTAATTGTTGGTCTCGGGGGATTACCACCGAAGGATGTGTATTTTGGTCTCTAAATTCGACAGCAATCAACGGCCGTGTAGATTGTACAACTTCTACAATTATTTATTATGACGTGAAGTCAGATGAAGTGGAAAAGCTTCCAATGCCAAAATTTGTACGTGAGAATTGTAGCTTTGGTTTGACTACTTTGAAAGGTCGTCTTAGTTTATATGGCGGCACATACAACACAGACAGATTTTACATATGGATTATGGAACAAGATGGTTGGAATAGGTTAATGAACATTTGCAACTTGTCCAGTATTTGTGTGAAACTTGTTTATGATATAAAGCCTTTGTGGTGCAGTGAAAATGGTGAAATTCTATTTCGTGGGAAGTGGAAGCATCAACTTCTCATCTATTATCCTAAACGGAAACAATTTATTACTGTTTCACCACCTGATTTTTCCGCAGATTGCAGGTCTCCCGAGCCGTCAATATGTCTGGAAAGTTTATGTTTTCCGGGACACAGTATCAAGGAGGAAGCAACACATGAAGAGAATTTATCAAATTAG